GTCTTGGTCAGTTTCGCGCTAGGTCTTATGCTGGGCGTCTGGGGGTATCGCAGTCCTCGTGCCAATGCTGTGCTAATGCCGATCTACGATGTGATGCAAACCATCCCTACGTTTTCCTACTTGGTGCCGGTGCTATTGCTTTTTGGGTTCAACCCAGTGGCGGCGATGATTGCAACAGTGATCTACGCGATGCCACCTATGGCACGAGTAACTACACTGGCGCTTCAGAGGGTTCCGTCCAATATTAATGATTTTGGGTCCATGAGTGGTTGCACCCGGGGTCAAAAGATGTGGCTGGTGATGGTCCCAGCAGCTCGGCAGAATCTGCTGATCGGGCTCAACCAAGTCATCATGCTAACTTTCGCAATGGTGATCATCGCCTCTGTCATCGGCGCGGGCGGCTTGGGCGGCAAGGTCTATCAAGGGCTCAAAGCGTTGAAGATTGGCAATGCGGTCGAGGCCGGAATTGCCATAACCCTTATGGCCATCGCATTGGACCGGATTTCCAGAGCTATTGCTCTGCGGCGACCGAACCATACCGAGCCAGCGCCGGCTTTTTTCTGGCAACAACACAAACTGACCACGATAATGGTTCTGTTCACACCAGCCGCATACTTCTCAGGGTATTTTTTTCCCGCTTTGCAAACCTACCCTGAGATACTGACCGTTTCGACAGGTAGCTTCTGGAACGATGCCATACTCTGGGTAAGCGACAGTTTTTACACTCAGATCAAGGCGGTGCGGGAAGGTGTGATTGGCTATGCAATGCGCCCGATAAAAAACTTCCTTCTTGATGTTCCCTGGAGTGGTTTCATAGCAATTGTCACTGGGCTTGCTTATTGGGCTGGCGGACGGCGACTGGCACTGGTCAGCCTTGGTCTTTTGGGTTTCATTGCCATCACAGGCTACTGGGACGCAGCAATGATATCGCTCTACCTAGTCGCGCTTTCGGTGGTCGTCACGCTGGTTTTGGCATTGCCGATTGGCATCTGGGCTGGGTTGAACGAAAGCGCCGACAGGATCGTCACGCCAATTATCGACACCCTTCAGACACTGCCGAGCTTTGTTTACCTCATACCGGTAGTAATGCTGGTCGGAGTAGGTGAATTCGCCGGCCTCATCGCCATAGTAGCCTATTCCCTGCCCCCCGGAGTGCGATATGCAAAACAGGGCATCCGAAATATCAGCCGCTCTAACATCGAAGTGGCAGATATGTCCGGATGCACAGCCAAGCAGAAGCTGTGGCATGTGCAGCTCCCGCTTGCACTGCCAGATATCATGCTGGGGATCAATCAGACAGTCATGTTCGCCTTCGGGATGCTGGTGATCACTGCGCTGGTAGGCACACGCGGACTAGAACACGACACGCTGGTGGCAATCGCCAAGGTGCAACCCGGAGAGGGCATCGTCGCTGGGCTGGGCATCGCATTCCTATCAATAATCACTGACAGACTGATCGGCCAGGCAAGCCGCAAGCTGCAACAACGCACAAAGCAGAAAAACGATGCAATTAGCTAACCAGATGATAGCGCCGGATACAGCCTTATGCAGGCTGAGCGCGCTAGAAGCACTCGCATTGTTCCGATCGGGGGAGCTGTCACCTGTTGAACTGCTGCAAGCACAAATAAATCGAGCGGCAGAGGTAGAGCCGGTTATCAACGCCTTCACTGAAACCTTCTTTGACACCGCGATGCAGCAGGCGCGGCAGGCCGAACGGCGCTATCTTGATCGCACAGGGGATTTGCGCCCGCTGGAAGGGCTAACTGTCACTGTCAAAGACGTTATTGATCAGAAAGGTGCCCGGACTACCTACGGGAGTCTTGTTTACCGAGACAATCTGGCACACCGCGACCATCCCGTTGTTGCCAGGATCCGGCAAGCCGGAGGTATAATCCATGCACGCACAACAACGTCGGAACTGGCGTTCGGCTGGATTACTGCAACACGGCTTTGGGGTGTGACACGAAACCCCTGGAACCCGGCGCTATCACCAGGAGGCTCCTCTGGCGGCGCTGCTGCCAGTCTTGCTGCAGGGACTAGTACACTGGCAATTGGTTCGGACAGCGCAGGGTCAATCCGGGTGCCAGCCTCGCTTTGCGGGGTCGTAGGCTACAAACCGCCTGCCGGTCGTGTGCCCGACCCGGCAGAGGGGCATGACCCCTACAATGCGATTGGACCATTGGCGCGCAGTGTAGGAGACTGCGCGTTGCTGCTAAACGTGATCAGCGGTGGACATCCCTCCGACATCGGCTCACTGCGTGAGCGTTTAGAGCTGCCGCTCACCAATTTGGGCGAAGAACCACTCCGTGTCGCGCTTTCGCTTGATCTTGGCAAGTCATCTCCTGCCAGAAACATCGTAAGTGTCATCCGCGACTTTGCCACACGAATGCAGCAGGCGGGTATTTCCGTTGAGGAACCTAGTATCAGTTGGCCAGGTACCGTGATTGATGACGCAAAGGACTACGCTGTTAGTCTGATCGCAGAAAGCTTGAGCGGAATGCTTCAGCAACATGGCGCAGATGTATGTGACTATATCACAAGTGTCGGAGCTGCCGCGCGCAACTGCCCATGCACAGCGATCCCTCGTGCGTTTGAGACCAAGAAGCGACTCTATGCCGAGCTTTCTGCTA
This is a stretch of genomic DNA from Leisingera caerulea DSM 24564. It encodes these proteins:
- a CDS encoding ABC transporter permease, encoding MSGISDISPKASGRIAYPGWKALVLPSTLLFTLLVWMTVEEGSWLHDYPESRVWEIATSVTVAVKYLVNEFSIGGVNLAEVTRDIADVIAIPMRGLQGLLAEGFTVYHDDGSMTVIPSLPWPAVVLAMTLFAWWAAGSGVAFLTFSSLMYFLLFGLWLPAMLTLSSVLVAVLVSFALGLMLGVWGYRSPRANAVLMPIYDVMQTIPTFSYLVPVLLLFGFNPVAAMIATVIYAMPPMARVTTLALQRVPSNINDFGSMSGCTRGQKMWLVMVPAARQNLLIGLNQVIMLTFAMVIIASVIGAGGLGGKVYQGLKALKIGNAVEAGIAITLMAIALDRISRAIALRRPNHTEPAPAFFWQQHKLTTIMVLFTPAAYFSGYFFPALQTYPEILTVSTGSFWNDAILWVSDSFYTQIKAVREGVIGYAMRPIKNFLLDVPWSGFIAIVTGLAYWAGGRRLALVSLGLLGFIAITGYWDAAMISLYLVALSVVVTLVLALPIGIWAGLNESADRIVTPIIDTLQTLPSFVYLIPVVMLVGVGEFAGLIAIVAYSLPPGVRYAKQGIRNISRSNIEVADMSGCTAKQKLWHVQLPLALPDIMLGINQTVMFAFGMLVITALVGTRGLEHDTLVAIAKVQPGEGIVAGLGIAFLSIITDRLIGQASRKLQQRTKQKNDAIS
- a CDS encoding amidase codes for the protein MQLANQMIAPDTALCRLSALEALALFRSGELSPVELLQAQINRAAEVEPVINAFTETFFDTAMQQARQAERRYLDRTGDLRPLEGLTVTVKDVIDQKGARTTYGSLVYRDNLAHRDHPVVARIRQAGGIIHARTTTSELAFGWITATRLWGVTRNPWNPALSPGGSSGGAAASLAAGTSTLAIGSDSAGSIRVPASLCGVVGYKPPAGRVPDPAEGHDPYNAIGPLARSVGDCALLLNVISGGHPSDIGSLRERLELPLTNLGEEPLRVALSLDLGKSSPARNIVSVIRDFATRMQQAGISVEEPSISWPGTVIDDAKDYAVSLIAESLSGMLQQHGADVCDYITSVGAAARNCPCTAIPRAFETKKRLYAELSAILHSADALICPVVLTNCVGAEQRPWERMIVNGAELDSDYDWVTTPHFNMLGQLPALAVPIGCDGGGLPVGIQIVTRPYDDQRAFRVAAAVERIVRTATRGF